One genomic segment of Bacillota bacterium includes these proteins:
- a CDS encoding universal stress protein gives MFGHLLVPLDGSTLAEAVLPVAEALARCLNASITLLHVLEHNAPARVHGERHLCDPQEAQGYLGGVLERLRAKGFSAQCHVHEVPEGDVARSIVQHAEELANDLVLLSTHGRGGMRDLLVGSIAQQVLTNGTRPVLVVHPGAVPDPFGLGRLAVPLDGTARHEHSLPVAWALARACGASVHLVTAVPTPAELAVEQGAAGRMLPLTTAARLDIEEQEAQRYLREVARTAPGVSVFLHVRRGDPAGELIACFREIRADLAVVATHALKRWDAFWAGSVTPRLLSQWRRPVLLVRATEAPQDGRQM, from the coding sequence GTGTTCGGGCATCTGCTGGTGCCCCTCGACGGGTCGACCCTGGCAGAGGCCGTGCTGCCCGTGGCCGAAGCGCTGGCGCGTTGCCTCAACGCGTCCATCACGTTGCTGCACGTGCTGGAGCACAACGCCCCGGCCCGTGTCCACGGCGAACGGCACCTGTGCGACCCGCAGGAGGCTCAAGGCTATCTTGGCGGCGTCCTCGAACGGCTGCGAGCGAAGGGCTTTTCGGCTCAGTGCCACGTGCACGAGGTCCCCGAGGGGGATGTGGCGAGAAGCATCGTCCAGCACGCCGAGGAGCTGGCAAACGACCTGGTGCTCCTCTCCACCCATGGCCGGGGCGGCATGCGGGATTTGCTGGTGGGGAGCATCGCGCAGCAGGTGTTGACGAACGGGACCCGCCCGGTGCTGGTGGTTCACCCCGGCGCCGTGCCCGATCCGTTTGGGCTGGGCCGGCTCGCCGTGCCCCTGGACGGTACGGCCCGCCACGAGCACTCGCTGCCGGTCGCGTGGGCCCTCGCCCGGGCGTGCGGCGCCTCGGTGCACCTGGTGACGGCGGTGCCGACGCCCGCCGAGCTGGCTGTCGAGCAGGGCGCCGCCGGGCGGATGCTGCCGCTCACCACGGCCGCACGGCTCGACATCGAGGAGCAGGAGGCGCAGCGCTACCTGCGGGAGGTCGCCCGAACCGCCCCCGGTGTGAGCGTGTTCCTGCACGTCCGGCGGGGCGACCCGGCCGGCGAACTCATCGCCTGTTTCCGGGAAATTCGCGCAGACCTCGCGGTCGTCGCCACCCACGCCCTCAAGAGGTGGGATGCCTTCTGGGCCGGGAGCGTCACCCCGCGCCTTTTGAGCCAGTGGCGCCGCCCCGTGCTTCTCGTGAGAGCCACTGAGGCCCCGCAGGATGGCAGGCAGATGTAG
- a CDS encoding Nramp family divalent metal transporter, with amino-acid sequence GLLAYHAVVPQFAGPQSVLLATGILGATVMPHVVFLHSALTQGRIVIQDPAMKRRLFRYEVADVVLGMGIAGLVNAAMLIMAASTFHRHGLTEVATIEEAHRTLEPLLGPAASWVFAVSLLASGLSSSTVGTMSGQVIMQGFLHWHIPTWIRRIVTMAPSFIVIALGLEPTYILVLSQVVLSFGLPFAIIPLVYFTSRREIVGPLKNHPVTAVAAAAVAALIIALNAYLLFQTLAGS; translated from the coding sequence GGGGCCTGCTCGCCTACCACGCAGTCGTACCGCAGTTTGCCGGCCCCCAGAGCGTGCTCCTGGCGACGGGCATCCTGGGCGCCACCGTCATGCCGCACGTGGTTTTCCTCCACTCGGCGCTGACCCAGGGGAGGATCGTCATCCAGGACCCGGCCATGAAGCGGCGCCTCTTCCGCTACGAGGTGGCCGACGTCGTGCTGGGGATGGGGATTGCAGGGCTCGTGAATGCGGCCATGCTCATCATGGCGGCGAGCACCTTCCACCGCCACGGCCTCACCGAGGTGGCGACCATCGAGGAAGCTCACCGCACGCTCGAGCCGCTGCTCGGCCCGGCGGCGAGCTGGGTCTTCGCCGTGTCGCTTTTGGCTTCGGGACTCTCGTCGTCCACGGTCGGCACGATGTCCGGGCAGGTGATCATGCAGGGGTTCCTGCACTGGCACATCCCCACGTGGATCCGCCGCATCGTGACCATGGCACCCTCGTTCATCGTCATCGCCCTGGGCCTGGAACCCACGTACATCCTGGTGCTCAGCCAGGTGGTGCTGAGCTTCGGGCTCCCGTTCGCCATCATCCCCCTGGTATATTTCACCAGCCGCCGGGAGATCGTGGGGCCGCTGAAGAACCATCCGGTGACGGCGGTCGCGGCGGCAGCGGTGGCGGCGCTCATCATTGCGCTGAACGCATACCTGCTCTTCCAGACGCTGGCGGGGAGCTGA